Within the Bacillus spongiae genome, the region TAAAAAAGAAGTCCCAAACGGTACTTATTGGGACTTCTTTAAGTGAGGTTCGTTCACTCAACCTCATCTGACTTCTTCATCTATAAGAACATACTTATTTTAATTTAATAAAGTCACTTGCTAGTACGACATATCCTAGTGGATTCTCATCATTATCAACAAAGAAAAGATTTCCGATACAATTTCGATTATCTTTTTCTACAAAAACTGTTAGGTGACGGATCCCGTCGAGATTAATTTCTAGTTCAATTCGAACCCCGGGTGGAATTTCAAAAGTTTGACTATCAATGATGATAGGCTTAAGAGGATCATCTAAATTAAACGCCGTTACTGTCGCAATACAGTCTTTTTTAGAATCCCCATTTCCTAATTCATAAACAGCACCAGTCGCATCCATCGGCTTAAGAAGAACCCCGCAGTTTTCCCTTATACTACATTTTGATTGAGTCATAGTAACACCTCCTTTTCTAGTAGATATAATATTTTATGCTTCTTAGCATTTTTTGATATAGACAAGTATCTTGTTAATGGTAGATTTATTAGTGGATAGCTAGAAATAGGAGCTTCTTTATTGAAATCTGAATAGTAGATTCCCCCATAATTATCAAAGTCCGACTTACTTTTTGGTTATATCTCTTCTCGAGAAAAGCTTCTACCTCACGTGATAGATTGACTCTATATCACAATGATGAGTAGTTAATCGGACAGAAATCTATATAATTTCGCGTCAATTTCTCTAGATTCTGCTTTTTTGAGCCTGACTTAATTGTTGCCATTCCAGTGCGAATACTAACGCTATTTTAAAATTACTAATCCCCTTCATTTCTTTCAATGTAACGGTGTTGCAGCCAAGTCCCTAAACCATTACCTTGCATGGTTCCATGTATTAGAGAGCATTCGTCATCAAATGAAGTTACAATGAACGATATAATAATTAAAGGAAATTCAATTCCAAATGCGGAAACATAAGATACATTTAGGTTATTTCTTATTCAACTAACGGAGTAGTGTAGTTGAATAAGAAGGAAATGAAGGGATGAATGAATTGCCAATACTACGTATTGATGCATTCCAATTGAAATAAAAGAGCCTTAAAATAAAAATATTTTTAAAAATTTTCCACGCCAATGCTACACTTCTGATGTAGCTATAATCAAAAGAGGCCACGGATTTTTTGCCCTTAAAAGGACAAAGGGTGAACAATAAAACACAAGCCCGTACCAAAAAATAATTATTTATTCCAAACACAAAGACCCTAAGCGAAGTAAATTCCTAGGGTCTATTCTTTCGAGCAGAGTTTATTCGAGGAGGTGATAACAATACGGACAAGTATCAGAAGCTCTGCTCTTGTATCAATATATGTTGGACTTGCTTATTGGTTATAAGAAGAATGTCTATTTTTTCAAAATGCGAAAAAATAGGCCATATTTCATTCCACCCTTTTAAGGCTAGATTTCTTACTTCACAGCAACTCAAACTTATGAGCTCCTGCATTACCATGAGAAGTAAAAGAAATTCCCTTTACGCCAGTGATCACTTGAGAGACGAAAAACACAACGAATCACCCGCTTGCTTATCAAAAAACATCATCATATATACATAATCATTAATATGGCTAACAAAAAAAACACCGAGTTTTCAATTTCCAGAATCCCTACTTTTTTGATAGACATTTTCTTTCCATAAAATAAAAATGCTCTTAATACACTTGGAATATACGCAATTAGAAATAATCCATTCCCTGTGATAAGTAAAAGGATAGGTATTAACGCATGATAGCCCCATGAATACCATTTATACTTTGGATTCTTTTTTTCACGAATCATTGTTTTGACATAAAAAGTACTACCAAGGAAAAAAAGAAACGATAATATGGCTAAAAACCAGGCCATTTCATCAAGCGAACCCACCCCTAAATAATAGCTTGCAAGCCCTCCTACACAAAACGAACTAATCGCTGTTACATCATTCCAAAAAGCTCTTTCTCGATTGATTTTAGCAAAATATATATTAATGATGAAAAAGGGAATCATGGCTATACCAAAATAAATCAACCTCCACTCATATAAAAGGGGTGGAATAAGGAAAAGGAATGCCAAACCTAAATAAAT harbors:
- a CDS encoding YwiC-like family protein, yielding MKVILPKQHGAWAMLILPFLLSSIIGNPSLFHLPLFFGWLFLYLATYPLLLFLRRKKPSLHGKWASIYLGLAFLFLIPPLLYEWRLIYFGIAMIPFFIINIYFAKINRERAFWNDVTAISSFCVGGLASYYLGVGSLDEMAWFLAILSFLFFLGSTFYVKTMIREKKNPKYKWYSWGYHALIPILLLITGNGLFLIAYIPSVLRAFLFYGKKMSIKKVGILEIENSVFFLLAILMIMYI